Proteins encoded together in one Riemerella anatipestifer window:
- a CDS encoding S8 family serine peptidase, with product MKKSILETGNLLPIAAGFLLLPNFVFAQNAEQVKKIKESSNLKQLNLLQKGFSKSTLSVKELQAKAKDLKIPFMGEANGKLYQLQGFDKKGRALYYITYNTGAAEGTGTSKLHPSAGVFNLEGSGMKVHEWDGGKVRATHQEFGGRVTQKDVPLSNSDHATHVAGTMVASGVDALVKGMAPKATLDAYDWNNDENEMVAAAAAGAILSNHSYGYLGGFEWGNWSGTQGWHWFGSDEDTEYKGYGQYTAPDRDWDLIALNAPYYLPVKAAGNPRGDGPAPGETHYVRDSAGQWMASTKVRQRNGGDNGFDCIIFGSTGKNILTVGAANKIVGGYKTPQDVRMASFSAFGPVDDGRIKPDISGVGVDLKSSVSTGDTAYGTMSGTSMASPNVTGSLLLLQEHYFKKFNAHMKSATLKALAIATANEAGEAPGPDYASGWGLLNAFDAAKTISLNGKYSLIQENTLNNGTQTSFDVVAAGGSPLKVTVVWADPAPSTLSNEEVLNDRSKMLVNDLDVRVIKDGVEVLPWRLNPDNPVAPAVKMDNDVDNVEQVVIENPEAGATYTIVVKHKGDLKKNEVSRDNKGNLIVNLVPATSQDYSLVVTGVNNGVRNNLAVTGVKVTVPPLQYTASTPISFRVENKGKDAYSAGAKLSVKLVNKDNSNEVVATGELDVPSIAPADKTFLTHHFDLSKSFVNYSVEAELVYAADEISLDNKLSTSAYGIVADLTPDMASHKFGFEDDFNKNGWTSEDKDADGKTWRKYDDKSLAYEGNSFALNFPGEKTDVDDWFFSNPLKLKKDVLYRVVFYARKFQNFTEAISISLGNNPNSSSMTKELTPRVEATGKYNRYFYEFKVPTDQVAYIGFRHKTEGTDKSYAFAMDNVKFEYAESKPNVDFSADKVQANSYETVSFKNATMTASTLPVSSWEWTFAPNTVTFKDGTSTSSEAPKVSLAEGTYSVTLKAKNDKGEEVLTKNDYITVKNTPTVAGFISSAQEIFEGEAVLFANTSTGNPEPNQFEWTITPSDGVEFTGTTTAFTDKDLNVKFTKKGLYKVSLKATSEHNSDTVEKTDYINVKKVYNSVDDLTHNFDKTNNLLTLKWQRPNLNPIYKEGFEDEDGNAMPSGMTVIGQNSILDWYLTGVYKKSGEYGVRSYSWYVKSFDADNILITPKLRKGAEVLSFNVWHKYNERYDVYVVEAPASGNAPTAEEVKAGHKVYTFEATGTNPTFKLESVNIKNYTNKDFFVAFHHRTKKDDNGFILALDDIEVGYDNSVDGKVGATVGTQTLSKEALPDFKADFLKGDKLVTREMLLPETSLNSGIGSKVSFGISTVPHLVGYEVVKDGTKVSDINDYNTRLYNETMTQNGTYTYDVYAVYSDGVKSDKQTVVVNITTLATSEVDANTGLKVYPNPSNGNFVVEAVSTVSALKASVYDMSGKQILSNEYKGNRFELNLTQQPKGVYILNLVDDKGVKHNVKLMVK from the coding sequence ATGAAAAAATCTATTTTAGAAACAGGAAATTTGCTACCAATAGCAGCAGGTTTTCTGTTACTTCCAAACTTTGTTTTTGCACAGAATGCAGAACAAGTAAAGAAAATTAAAGAGTCATCTAATCTCAAGCAACTAAATTTGTTGCAGAAAGGGTTTAGTAAGTCTACTCTTAGTGTTAAAGAGCTACAGGCTAAAGCAAAAGACCTTAAAATTCCATTTATGGGTGAAGCCAATGGTAAACTTTACCAACTTCAAGGCTTTGATAAGAAGGGGAGAGCTCTTTACTATATTACATATAACACGGGAGCTGCCGAAGGTACAGGTACTAGTAAACTTCATCCTAGTGCTGGGGTTTTCAACCTAGAAGGTAGTGGAATGAAGGTGCACGAATGGGACGGAGGAAAAGTGAGAGCTACCCATCAAGAGTTTGGAGGAAGAGTAACTCAGAAAGATGTCCCATTAAGTAATAGCGATCATGCTACCCATGTAGCGGGAACTATGGTAGCATCAGGAGTAGATGCTCTGGTGAAAGGAATGGCTCCCAAGGCTACATTAGATGCTTATGATTGGAATAATGATGAGAATGAAATGGTGGCTGCTGCTGCTGCTGGAGCAATTTTATCCAATCATTCTTATGGTTATTTGGGAGGATTCGAGTGGGGAAATTGGTCAGGAACTCAAGGCTGGCACTGGTTTGGAAGCGATGAGGACACTGAATATAAAGGCTATGGACAGTATACAGCTCCTGATAGAGATTGGGATTTAATTGCTCTTAATGCACCTTACTATTTACCTGTGAAAGCAGCAGGAAATCCTAGAGGAGATGGTCCTGCACCAGGAGAGACACATTATGTGAGAGACTCTGCAGGGCAATGGATGGCTTCAACGAAAGTAAGACAAAGAAATGGAGGTGATAATGGGTTTGATTGTATTATTTTCGGAAGCACAGGTAAAAATATTCTTACTGTAGGCGCTGCAAATAAAATAGTGGGAGGATATAAGACACCTCAAGATGTAAGAATGGCTAGTTTTAGTGCATTTGGACCTGTTGACGATGGAAGAATTAAGCCTGATATTTCTGGCGTTGGTGTTGACCTTAAATCTAGTGTATCTACAGGAGATACTGCTTATGGAACAATGAGCGGAACCTCTATGGCTTCTCCTAATGTTACAGGCTCTTTATTATTGTTACAAGAGCATTATTTCAAGAAGTTTAATGCTCATATGAAGTCAGCTACTTTAAAAGCATTGGCTATTGCTACAGCTAACGAAGCAGGTGAAGCTCCAGGACCAGACTATGCTTCTGGCTGGGGATTGTTGAACGCATTTGATGCAGCGAAAACCATATCCTTAAACGGAAAGTATTCTTTAATCCAAGAAAACACATTAAATAATGGAACCCAAACTTCATTTGATGTTGTAGCAGCAGGAGGTTCTCCTCTTAAGGTAACTGTAGTATGGGCAGACCCAGCACCTAGCACATTGAGCAACGAAGAAGTTTTAAATGATAGGTCAAAGATGTTGGTGAACGATTTGGATGTGAGAGTAATCAAAGATGGTGTAGAAGTATTACCTTGGCGATTAAATCCTGATAATCCAGTAGCTCCAGCCGTTAAAATGGATAATGATGTGGATAACGTAGAGCAGGTAGTGATAGAAAATCCAGAAGCTGGTGCTACTTATACTATTGTTGTAAAACACAAAGGAGACTTAAAGAAAAACGAGGTTAGCCGTGACAACAAAGGAAATCTTATAGTTAATCTTGTGCCAGCTACTTCTCAAGACTATTCACTAGTGGTTACTGGTGTTAATAATGGTGTAAGAAATAATTTAGCAGTTACTGGTGTAAAAGTTACAGTTCCACCTTTACAGTATACTGCTAGTACTCCTATAAGTTTTAGGGTTGAAAACAAAGGTAAAGATGCATACAGTGCGGGAGCTAAGTTAAGCGTTAAACTTGTTAATAAAGACAATAGTAATGAAGTGGTAGCAACAGGGGAATTAGATGTACCGTCTATTGCACCAGCAGATAAAACCTTCCTGACTCATCATTTTGATTTATCTAAATCATTTGTTAATTATTCTGTTGAAGCAGAGTTGGTTTATGCTGCAGACGAAATAAGTTTAGACAATAAGCTATCAACATCAGCTTATGGTATTGTGGCAGATTTAACACCAGATATGGCTTCTCATAAGTTTGGTTTTGAAGATGATTTTAACAAAAATGGTTGGACTTCTGAAGATAAAGATGCAGACGGAAAAACCTGGAGAAAATATGATGATAAAAGTTTAGCTTACGAAGGCAATTCATTTGCACTTAATTTCCCTGGTGAAAAAACAGATGTAGATGACTGGTTCTTTTCTAACCCTCTGAAACTTAAGAAAGATGTTCTCTATAGAGTGGTGTTCTATGCGAGAAAATTCCAAAATTTTACAGAAGCTATAAGTATATCTCTAGGTAACAATCCTAATAGCTCGTCTATGACGAAAGAGCTTACACCTAGAGTAGAGGCTACGGGTAAGTACAATAGATATTTCTATGAGTTTAAAGTTCCAACAGACCAAGTAGCTTATATAGGATTCCGTCATAAAACAGAGGGTACAGACAAGTCTTATGCATTTGCAATGGATAATGTAAAGTTTGAGTACGCAGAAAGCAAACCAAATGTAGACTTCTCGGCTGATAAAGTACAAGCTAACTCTTACGAAACAGTAAGTTTTAAAAATGCTACGATGACGGCATCTACACTTCCTGTAAGTTCTTGGGAATGGACTTTCGCTCCAAATACGGTAACATTTAAAGATGGAACTTCTACCAGTTCTGAAGCACCTAAGGTATCACTTGCGGAAGGTACTTACAGCGTTACCCTAAAAGCTAAAAATGATAAAGGAGAAGAGGTATTAACTAAAAATGATTACATCACAGTTAAGAATACGCCTACAGTAGCAGGTTTCATCTCTAGTGCACAAGAAATATTTGAGGGAGAAGCGGTATTATTTGCTAATACTTCTACTGGTAACCCAGAGCCTAATCAGTTTGAGTGGACTATCACGCCGTCTGATGGTGTAGAATTTACAGGTACTACAACGGCATTCACGGATAAAGATTTGAATGTTAAGTTTACTAAGAAAGGTCTATATAAAGTAAGTCTAAAAGCGACTTCGGAGCATAATTCTGATACGGTAGAAAAAACAGACTACATCAATGTTAAAAAGGTATATAATAGTGTAGATGATTTAACTCACAACTTTGACAAAACCAATAACTTATTAACTTTAAAATGGCAACGTCCCAACCTTAATCCTATTTATAAAGAAGGATTTGAAGATGAAGATGGAAATGCTATGCCTAGTGGTATGACGGTAATAGGTCAGAATTCCATATTAGATTGGTACCTCACAGGGGTATATAAAAAGAGTGGGGAATATGGTGTAAGATCTTACTCTTGGTATGTAAAATCATTTGATGCAGATAATATATTAATAACTCCTAAACTAAGAAAAGGAGCAGAAGTTCTTAGCTTTAATGTATGGCACAAATACAATGAGAGATATGATGTCTATGTAGTGGAAGCTCCAGCTTCTGGAAACGCTCCTACAGCGGAGGAAGTGAAAGCTGGGCATAAAGTCTATACCTTTGAAGCCACTGGAACTAATCCTACATTTAAGTTGGAGTCTGTTAATATCAAAAACTATACAAACAAAGATTTCTTTGTAGCGTTCCACCACAGAACTAAGAAAGATGATAATGGCTTTATACTAGCATTAGATGATATAGAAGTAGGATATGATAACTCTGTGGACGGAAAAGTAGGGGCAACTGTAGGTACCCAAACTCTAAGTAAAGAGGCGCTTCCTGATTTTAAAGCCGACTTCTTAAAAGGAGATAAGCTAGTAACTAGAGAGATGCTGTTACCAGAAACTTCACTGAATAGTGGTATAGGCAGCAAAGTTTCTTTCGGAATATCTACTGTACCTCATTTAGTAGGTTACGAAGTGGTTAAAGATGGAACTAAGGTAAGTGATATAAACGATTACAACACCCGTCTATACAATGAAACAATGACCCAAAATGGCACTTATACTTACGATGTATATGCGGTATATTCTGACGGAGTTAAGTCTGATAAGCAAACGGTAGTTGTTAATATCACCACACTTGCTACATCAGAAGTTGACGCTAATACAGGATTAAAGGTATATCCAAACCCATCTAATGGTAATTTTGTAGTAGAAGCAGTTTCTACTGTATCTGCACTGAAAGCTAGTGTTTACGATATGTCTGGAAAACAGATTTTATCCAACGAGTACAAAGGAAACAGATTTGAACTCAATTTAACTCAACAGCCTAAAGGTGTTTATATCCTAAATCTAGTAGATGATAAAGGTGTAAAACACAATGTAAAACTGATGGTTAAATAA